The Coccidioides posadasii str. Silveira chromosome 2, complete sequence genomic interval CTTCTTGTTCACCTTGATTCATACCTAGGCCGTGCTTCGCTAGTTTCTCATCACCATCCTCCTTGCTAGCTGAAGTTTCCTCCGCTTCTTCTGTATCCCCTGTGCCGGAGTGGTCAGCGTCATTGGGATCACTTGTATGTTCTGGCGAAGGATGTGCAGCGCTCATCGTGGCGGGCAGAATAGGCGCCCGATGTTGGGGTGGACCGGTATCATCACGGTGCTCCACCCCTGTGTGAGATTCCTTGGCTGTTTCCAATGTATCAGTTCTTTCTAATTCCGCACCAGGAACGGAGTCCACGTGGTCCGGAGCTTCTTGCGGTTCTACGCGTTTTTTCGGAGGCGGCTTCTTcggcttctctttcttttgaGCTGCTTCTGCATGCCGTGCCGCCTGCTCAAGTTGCTGCTTTTGCAGGAGTGCAATTCGTTCTTTTAGAGAGGTAGGCTTGGGCTTGTCCTCATCATCAGCGGCTTCGGGTGGAGGAGGGGGTGATCGATCTGTAGCTAGTCTTTCTTGGTGGGGTTCCATAACCTCTGGGTCTTCTTCCCGCTTATATACCCTCTGGGGAGGCGCTTCAACTGGCATCGGAACGTAAGCATTTTTGCTTGGAGGAGGCGCAACAAAAGGCTTCTTGATAAAGGCGCTCGAGTTTAAAGTTGCTGCGCTTGGGTTAAATGGGGCTATTGGTGCCGCTGCAGGCTTATTAAATGCTGCAATTCTATCCCTGAAAGAAGTTCCTATAGGCTTCTCGGCGACTGGTGGAGGCGGGGGTTTAAATTCCGTTCGCTGCGTGGCGCTCGTAGGTTGCTTCTGTGATGGTGCCtgaggagggggaggagcaGCTAATATGTGAGTCTCTGCGGGTGGAGGAGGAACGGGCTGAGGTGGTTTGGATTCGGTCTCCCTTTCAATCGATGGTGGGGCCTCAAATTCCGGACTTGGTGGTGCGGGGCTGCTGGCGACTTGAGGTGGCTGGGGAACGGCCTCGGCATGCAGAGGGTGTTCAGAGTCCTTTTTTGGCTTGCTTGGTCTTGAAGGTCGGGGTGGCGCTGGCGGTTCGTATCTTTCCACGAAGTTCCTAGGAAAGATGCCCTCCTTCTTGGTTCCAGCCTCATCTGTATACTCCCCATAATACcattcttcatcctcctctgcTGTTACCGTAATGATTTGTCCAATCGAAAATGTAAGATCATCTTCATGGTCGGAGGTGTATTCAAATATTCCCTTAACAGTGAATGGAACTGCGGGCATTTGGGGCAGCGGGTCTGCGTGATAACAACTAGGAACCAACAGATGTCGCGTAACGATTATGGAGCCGGCCTTCTCCTGGTCCTGCCGCCGAGATCAAACAACACCAGAGTCAATTGTAATTTGAGTCCAGATAGCAAGGCTATTCAATGAccagaagaagatgtgatcCTGTGATTACTCTGAAACGAGGTCAGCGCGATTTTACAACTAAGAAACTCCAGGAGGAAAGCACTCACATTTCAGACCAAGGTTTGGTGCTAGTGACAGCATGAATGTCAAAAGATCTAAAGGAACGCGGGTCCAGACCGACTTGCTCTCAGATATACCACTCTGTGATGTGCAGCAATGGTGAGGGAGGTCGTCGAGGGGTGAGGTGTTCGGGCGTTGCTCCACCAAACCAAAGAGCGACAACAAGATAACCTAATCTGTGGCTCAGGCCATTACGCCACCttttcccccccaaaaaGAAGGAACTTACGTCAGGCCAAACACACACTTTCACAGCCGTTACTTGTTTCTCGCCTCACATGGTTCTTGGTGCTTATTGGAACTGGCCTCCCAGAGCTCCTTGATGCTGCTCACCGATCTTTCATTTTGTGCTTCTTTTCCTTAAATGGCTATCCTCTCCGGATAAACATCTGTTTCCTGTTCAAGCGGTCATGGATCCAGCGACCGATTCTCCTTCGATCAGCTCATCGCTCAAGACCTCGATCCCTGCCGTCCATGCTTGTTCGAGCACCGCTCCTAGCTCCATGAATTACACCCCGCCTCGCGGGAATACCCCCAATCCCCGTCACTTGGCCATCGCACTACACCATGCCCGCCATATCCAAGCTCGCAAAGACACAGAAGCGGCAATTTTATCTTACATTGAACTCCTGATGACCTTGCCTAGCGATCCTGATGCGGACCCCGCTTCGCCATCCGAAGAAGACGTGTCTACTTTCAAGTCGGCGCTGGTCCCGTTCCAGCCGTCAGATTACGATAATTTGATCCTGGAAAGGAACATCGACGGGCGATGCGGTTATACACTTTGCCCCAAAGATCACAGAAAAGAGGACCCGAAAGCGAAATTCCGCATAGTCTGGGGTCCAAAGGGGAGTGGACCAGGCGGGCGTGGGAAGGAGATGAAAGTCGTACCGAAAGAACAATTGGAGAAATGGTGCTCTGACAAATGCGCTGAGCGGGCTCTCTACGTTCGCGTTCAGTTGAGCGAGGAACCGGCCTGGGAAAGGATagacaagaagaatatgaatCTGCTCTTGTTGGAAGAAGGGAGGGAAGGCCACCAGATAGATAGGAAGGGCAAACAGCCCGTTACGAGCATGCCAACTGTGGAAGATAAGTTTCGGAATTTAAACATCGGCTCTTCGATAGAGGCGGAACAGGATGCACTTGGCTGCCCGCCGGGTAGACTGACCGTGAATGATGGAGACAGTTCCAGAATGCTGGCGATGGAACGGGGTGATTCTCCTACAATTGCGTCTGACAAGGAAAGGGTGCCTGTACGCATCGTTGAAAAGGACTCAACAGCAGCGTCCGCGCCAACGTTGGAGTCGGGTAGTATGCAGGGTGGTTCGATTGAGGGATTCCATCCCCAATTGCATCCATACCGCCCACGCACCGAAACATCATATGACAATTCTCTAGAGGACGATGACATGCTCTTTTAACCGCAACGACACCCATGGCGTTTGATTTGATGCGAAATACTCATAGCATATTCGGAGTTTTTGAGCCGGTTGGGTTAAGGACTAAGATCCAATTTCGGAAATGGCGCTTTGTTTCCAGGGCTTTTGAGATCCTTTTATGTACCTACCGTAATCACCCTACAAAGCGACGCAGCTTCGGTGCAAGACGAGCCAATTGTCCTTAGAGAAAAAACATGAGGGATTCATTTTGGCAATCAAGCATCATCCCGTAGGGAATCAGCGACACCTTGAATTCATGGAACGTCATTGTATTTCATCTGCAAGCTACTACCTATAAAACGCCGCAGAAATCAAACGACATTTTCGTTAAACAAACCGCCATGATAAAgtcagagagagagtttaTCTGAAGCGGCGTGGGCGCTCAGCCTGCTGGGCCTGGCCAACAGCAACAACATTGACCTTGAGGGAATCGAACTGCTCACATTTAAAAGTTGATCATTAGCGAATTATCAATATTTCGTCGTCAGACAGCTTGCATATTCGGGTGAGAACCGAGTGTGAATGGGAAGTGGGAAACATACACCGAGGCTCTTGAGGAGATCTTTGGTATCAGTATCGACCTCGAGTTGACCGCTCTCGGTCTGGGAGATGTCCAAAGCAGAGATCTCTGGGACGTATTGATCCTTGCGCTCACGCTCCTCTTCTTGCAGCTTGAAGGAAATACCGCGGACTGGACCCCGTTGGATACGTTTCATCAGATGGGTAGTGTAGCCAGCGATCTACATTTGAAATTTGCACATTAGGCCGGAGGCTCTTGGAGAAACGCGCGAGAAACCGAACATAGCGTCTCCAACATCTGAAAGGGCACTCACCTTGTTACGAAGACGCTTGGACGCAATGATGGCGATCTCATCGCAAATTCGCTTGTTGGTCTCGAAGTCGAGAGTGAGCTTAGGGTAGTAGCGCTCAATAATGACCTTGGCGGACTTCTTGACTGTCTGTAGATTTCACAAAATAAACGGGTAAGTCTCAACATTCAAATGCTCAGTGATGGAGCTATGTTATTCTCACCTTCGTTCtaacgcgacccattttgGCGGTGTTGGCTGACTGCGCTGCAACGGTTGAGGTTGTCGGATCGTTCGCGTGAGGTTGCGGCAGTCGAGGTCAATATCTTTTTCGTGCTGTTCGCTTAGCTCACCACAGCGGACAGCCGATCACGTGGCAAAGCCCTAGGTTCATCACGTGATACCAGCGGGCTGCCCAAAGTCCGCCCGCCAATGGAGGTTGGACAGATCGAAAGGCATGCTCAGATAATATAACAATCAGGCCAAGAAAGGACCCGTCGACATGGCATCGTAGATCAAAAAATGAGGTGGAAATACGTTGCTTGCTTATAACTACACACTGACACTATAGTACATATAACTAAATCTGACCCTCAAGTGTCAAGCCGAGGGACGGATCTAAAGAGGTTCTTTGGCAAAGAAACCGACGACTGTTGTGCGTCGGATACTCCGATAAGAGACTTAGCTGCTTCGGATGGCCGCCCAACCTGTAGCTCAACTCTGCCGTCTGATCGTATAGCGGCTCTTTCAGCCTTAACCCAATACTTAGAGCCACCAGGAGCATCCGGATCAGGACCGACAGGTCCCCCAAGCGACCTATTTTGTCTCCATCCCTGCGATTTAAGATCATCGACAACAATTCCACCAACACCAATCACAGTTCGTAATTTTTGAGCCCTCTTTGCGCTTAGAACACGAGCCTCGACTGGTTTGGGTTGCTGTTGCGGTCCGACAACTGGGTGGTTGTCCATATGCGCCTTAGTGCGAAGGTAGGATAGGCCCGCAGAAGGATGTGTTGTTGGAGGGCCATGCGTTACATATTCGGTAGAAGATATGTTTGACGGTCCAGCGGTCCAGCGACGTCGCGTGAGGTATTGATCAGGTACATTCGGCGGCGTGGCCAGATCCAGGAACTTGTGAATTTCTGGGCCGAGGGCCTCAGGATTTGCGCGCAAAGCTCTCAGAGCTGTTTCGAACTCCTCGTCGCTCAGTTCTTGCGACACCTGACGCTCTCCAATGGGTTCACCCCGATCTAAAAGGGCTTTTCGGGATTCCGAGGCCTTTCGTTCTGCAAGGACCTGACGTAGCCTCTGCAGAAACTGGGGTCTTTGCTTTCTAACGGATTTTAGATAATTCTGAAATTCAGTTTCCGTCTGACCTGCCAGCCACGGCCCCTTGAATCTGAATCGTTTTGCGTTTAGATCATCGACATTCTTGCTCTCGTGGGTGTTATCTGCACTTTTCTCAAAAACGCTTAAATGTCGCCCGCCCCCGGCAGCAGATGGAATACCGGTATTCAGCACGGTTGACAGCGGAAGAAAAAGTTCTTGCCATTTTTTCAGCGTGGTAGCGTGATCGGCAGCGGATTCAAAATCCGTGACATGCTCGAAAGTATCTAAGTGATTGACGCGAACGACGGGGGATGATGAGCTCTCGGTCGTGGACTTCGCCGGTAGGGGTCTCTTGAGGCCCCAATCGCCTCTTGCTAATGATGAAGGTGGTGTTGCAATGGCAGCGCGGATCGGAAAAGGGAGTGTTGCCGTGTCGGATTCAACGACGGTAGAAGAAGAGGTGGGAGTAGCAGGAGGCGACAGGCTCTGGGGTAAGGAGAAGAGACGGGACTTGCGAAGCAAATTCGCCGTTGGAGACAATCGGCCCGCCATCCTCACCGGGAGTACTTGCTTTCCTTGTTCTCCGCAACTCGTGACCTGTCGAGATGGTCGAGATTCACAGTCTCCGATGCTCGATTTGGATTTTTCTTCGGCTGTGCACAGTGACCGGATGCGCCATATTTGACGCTAACCAAGCTCCTGACCACTTAACTTCGAGAGTCCGTCGGGCCGATTGCCGCCGCGTCCTAATCAAACGCCCGGCCGCTCACATGCTTACGAAACAACAGCGATTTAAATCTGGTCACGGGGCGGTCATCGTTACCTGCCCTCGCCATTAGCAACAAATCCCATAGTGTTGGGGACATCCGTGTAAATATGCCTTGCCCCTAGCTGCCTCCATTTAATGAGTCTTTCAATGCGGTAATCAATGTTTATCTCCCCAGAGGCAGATGCACTGCCGGTATTGGGGGTGTGATTTCCAACCATGTCACAATCATCATCTGCAACCGATGCGCTCCCGAAGCTCTTCCTAGAGCTCAAGTCGAAAAACGAGGAAACAAGGCTGCGAGCCGCGACTGAACTATACGATAATGTAGTAGCAGCGTCGAGAGGTGAGACCAATGAAATCTCCCCGGCCTTGTGCGCGCGATATTAACGAGCATTGTATTTTAGAGCTCCCGCAGGATAAATTCCTCGAGTATTATAACACGGTCAGCCAGCGAATAGCTCAGCTCGTGGTTACAGGGGGCGACGCGAATGAGAAGGTGGCCGGACTTCTTGCGCTTGATAGGTTGATCGATTTCGACGGTGTTGATGCTGCCCTAAAGACAACGAGATTCTCTGGCTACTTGCGTAGCGCATTGAGGAGTAACGATAATGCAGTGTTGCTTTATGCAGCCAGGTCGCTGGGGCGCCTAGCAAAACCTGGCGGTGCATTAACTGCAGAATTGGTGGAAAGTGAGATACAATCGGCACTAGAATGGTTGCAATCGGAAAGACAAGAGAATCGACGCTTTGCTGCCGTGTTGGTCATCAGGGAACTCGCCAAAGGCTCCCCAACTCTCATCTACGGATTCGTTGCCCAAATACTTGAACTTATCTGGGTTGCCATCCGTGATCCGAAAGTGCTTATCCGAGAGACGTCTGCTGATGCTATCAGCGAATGCTTTGAAATTATTTCGGCTCGAGATAGCCAGGTTCGCCATCAGTGGTTTGCGGGAATCTACGATGAGACGCTACTTGGTCTAAGATCAACGAACGTGGATTGGATCCATGGCTCTCTCCTTGCGCTTAGAGAATTGCTCCTTAAAGGGGCCATGTTTATGAACGAGCACTACCGCAACGCTTGTGAGATAGTTCTACGGCTGAAAGACCACCGAGACCCCAAGATCCGGACCCAAGTGGTCGCTACAATCCCCGTGCTTGCATCATATGCTCCATTAGACTTTACGAATACTTATCTCCATAGATTCATGATATACCTACAGGCGCAGCTAAAGCGAGAGAAAGAGCGGAATGCCGCGTTCATCGCTATCGGTAAGATTGCTAGTGCTGTGGGGAACGCGATTGGTCAGTTCCTCGATGGCATCATTGTGTATATTCGTGAGGGCTTGACTCTGAAAGCGTAGGACCCCCAGCGATATCGATTGGGTTAGCACTGGCTGATGATATTTTAGACGCAATCGTGCTGCAGTGAACGAAGCTCCAATGCTAGAATGCCTGAGCATGCTATCTATGGCCGTGGGGCAAACTCTCAGCAAGTATATGGAATCTCTTCTCGACCCTATCTTTGCCTGTGGCCTGAGTAAAGCTCTCACTCAAGCTCTAGTCGATATGGCACATTATATTCCGCCTATCAGAGCCACGGTCCAAGAAAAGCTGCTCGACATGTTAAGTTTAGTTTTGTGTGGAAGGCCCTTCCAACCCCTTGGCTGCCCTGACAATCGCGCCCCGCCTATGCCGTCTTTTGTGAAAGAATCTGCACCGCCACCCCAAGAAGTCACTGACAGCGAGATTACCCTTGCCCTGCTAACACTAGGGAGCTTCGACTTCTCTGGTTAGTTCACGCGCGTCTATAATTTCTAGCTATATCTAACTCGAGTAGGCCATATATTGAACGAGTTTGTCCGCGATGTGGCTATAAAATACGTGGACAATGATAACTCCGAGATCCGCAAAGCATCCGCCTTGacttgttgtcaactgtttGTCCATGACCCTATTCTcaaccagacaagcagcCATTCTCTCCAGGTTGTCAGCCAGGTTATCGACAAGCTCTTATCTGTAGGAGTTGGTGACCCTGAACCCGAAATCCGCTGCACGGTATTACAATCACTGGATCGAAAATTTGATCGTCATTTAGCCAAACCGGAAAATGTTCGCTGCCTTTTTCTAGCTGTCAATGATGAAGTGTTCTCCGTTCGAGAAGCAGCAATTAGTATAATTGGTCGTTTATCAAACGTCAATCCTGCTTACGTTTTCCCACCGTTGCGAAAGCTGCTTGTCAATCTTCTAACGGGGCTTAGTTTTGCAACGACGTCCCGTCAAAAGGAAGAAAGTGCTCAGTTGATTAGTTTGTTTGTCACAAATGCAACCAAATTGGTTCGCTCCTACGTTGACCCAATGGTCACGACTCTATTGCCGAAGACAACAGACCTCAATGCCGCAGTGTCAGCTACGACCATAAAAGCAATCGGAGAAATCGCAACCATTGGCGGTGAGGGCATGAAGCAATACCTGGCTCAGATTATGCCTATTATATTGGAAGCTTTACAAGATCTGTCCTCGCCCTCAAAACGAGAGGCCGCTTTACGCACTCTTGGACAGCTTGCGAGCAATGCCGGCTACGTTATCGAGCCCTATAAGGAATACCCACAACTCCTTGCTGTCCTCATTAACATCATCAAAACGGAACAAGCCGGGTCTCTTCGGAAAGAAACTATCAAGCTCATTGGCACCCTAGGAGCTCTCGACCCCTACAAATATCAGGTACCACATTTCCCCATCTAATTATAAGTCCTATGCTCATTCATGAAAAGCAAATAAGCCAAGATACCCCAGACGTTCATCACATCAATGAAATCCAAGCAGTGTCCGATGTGTCACTAATCATGCAAGGGCTTACCCCTTCTAACGAGGAATACTATCCTACAGTTGTTATCAATACCCTACTACACAATATCCTAAGTGAGAGTTCCCTTGCCCAATATCACTCCGCCGTCATTGATGCTATCGTCACGATCTTTAAGACTTTGGGCCTGAAATGCGTTCCTTTCTTGGGACAAATAATCCCAGCTTTCATTTCGGTGATCAGAGATACGCCGGTCAGCCGCCTGGATACCTACTTCAACCAGCTTGCAATATTGGTTACAATTGTCAGACAACATATTCGCGCATATCTGCCAGAGATTATTGTTGTTATCCGCGAATATTGGGATGCGTCCTATCAGGTCCAGGCGACAATACTGTCTCTTGTGGAAGCAATATCCAAGTCTCTGGAGGGAGAGTTCAAGAAATATTTAGCCGGATTGATCCCCCTGATGCTAGAAACAATCGAAAAGGACAGTAGTCCACGGCGCCAGCCATCAGAGAGGGTTTTGCATGCATTTCTCGTGTATGGATCTAGCGCAGAGGAATATATGCACAGAATTGTCCCGGCGATTGTTAGATTGTTTGATAAACAGCAGGCTCCCCAAAACATCAGGAAGTCGGCCATCGAAACTCTGGCGAAGCTGTCTCGCCAAGTCAATGTGTCTGACTTTGCATCCCTTATGATCCATCCATTGGCAAGGGCAATCGGCTCAAGTGACCGCACTTTGAGACAATCTGCTTTAGATTGCGTTTGCACCCTAATTTTTCAGATAGGTCAGGACTTTACGAATTACATCCAGTTGATCAACAAGGTACTGCATCCTTTTCACAGTTTACAATTTCTAGCTACTAACGTTCAGCAGGTGCTCAAAAATAATCAAATTCACCACCACAACTACCAGATCCTCGTATCGAAGCTCCAGAAAGGCGAACCCCTACCCCAGGACCTGAATCCTGACGA includes:
- a CDS encoding uncharacterized protein (EggNog:ENOG410PPSI~COG:S~BUSCO:12838at33183); the encoded protein is MDPATDSPSISSSLKTSIPAVHACSSTAPSSMNYTPPRGNTPNPRHLAIALHHARHIQARKDTEAAILSYIELLMTLPSDPDADPASPSEEDVSTFKSALVPFQPSDYDNLILERNIDGRCGYTLCPKDHRKEDPKAKFRIVWGPKGSGPGGRGKEMKVVPKEQLEKWCSDKCAERALYVRVQLSEEPAWERIDKKNMNLLLLEEGREGHQIDRKGKQPVTSMPTVEDKFRNLNIGSSIEAEQDALGCPPGRLTVNDGDSSRMLAMERGDSPTIASDKERVPVRIVEKDSTAASAPTLESGSMQGGSIEGFHPQLHPYRPRTETSYDNSLEDDDMLF
- the RPS17 gene encoding 40S ribosomal protein eS17 (EggNog:ENOG410PMV6~COG:J~BUSCO:15509at33183); this translates as MGRVRTKTVKKSAKVIIERYYPKLTLDFETNKRICDEIAIIASKRLRNKIAGYTTHLMKRIQRGPVRGISFKLQEEERERKDQYVPEISALDISQTESGQLEVDTDTKDLLKSLGFDSLKVNVVAVGQAQQAERPRRFR
- a CDS encoding mitochondrial 37S ribosomal protein bS1m (EggNog:ENOG410PG7D~COG:S~BUSCO:6485at33183) — protein: MAGRLSPTANLLRKSRLFSLPQSLSPPATPTSSSTVVESDTATLPFPIRAAIATPPSSLARGDWGLKRPLPAKSTTESSSSPVVRVNHLDTFEHVTDFESAADHATTLKKWQELFLPLSTVLNTGIPSAAGGGRHLSVFEKSADNTHESKNVDDLNAKRFRFKGPWLAGQTETEFQNYLKSVRKQRPQFLQRLRQVLAERKASESRKALLDRGEPIGERQVSQELSDEEFETALRALRANPEALGPEIHKFLDLATPPNVPDQYLTRRRWTAGPSNISSTEYVTHGPPTTHPSAGLSYLRTKAHMDNHPVVGPQQQPKPVEARVLSAKRAQKLRTVIGVGGIVVDDLKSQGWRQNRSLGGPVGPDPDAPGGSKYWVKAERAAIRSDGRVELQVGRPSEAAKSLIGVSDAQQSSVSLPKNLFRSVPRLDT